DNA sequence from the Paramormyrops kingsleyae isolate MSU_618 chromosome 14, PKINGS_0.4, whole genome shotgun sequence genome:
AAGAGGGGACACCAGGGGACAAAAGTCAGTCCAGGGTCAGAGAGAGGGCTTGAAGCTGAGAGCGAAGTCTTCCTTttctcagtcacctgacctaTGCTGCCGCACCTTTCCACACAAATGACAGTGGCCTGTCGGTACTTGTCATACGGGGCGAGCCACCAAGAAGAGCATTAGTCAGACCAACATCTTACTCATTTTCACAACTGGGTTTTATAATGAATTGCACTTCTTGGCATCTCCACTGGGACATGAACCTGAAATTCACTAGATGCCAACTTTTGTCCTAATTCAACCCTAATCACAATACTCATGCCAACCAAGAAtaaaaccataaccctaagCCACAATgccaccctaaccctaccttAGCCATACCcataaccccaaccctaactcCAATGCATTAAAGCCAACATTAAACCTAACTCCAACTGAAATATTAAACAGAATCCTAACTATAACCTTAACTGGGATATTAGAGAAGTTAACAAAGCAGACCTAGGCCTCCCTAATGGGTGTGTAGATAATGTAAGTGGAAGGCACCTGAACTGGACGGCGTTATGCAGTGGCGTGTGACCGTAGCGATCCTTGGCATAGACAGTTGCTCCATGACCCAGGAGATACTCCACCACATTGTAGTGGCCCTCACAGGCAGCGATGTGCAGCGGGGTGCGACCATCGTAATCCTCCATGCTCAGAGTGCTGCCCTGGATAGGGGAGCGACAACCCACATTACCCACATCCCGTCTGAGACATTATCATTCAAAGGGACTTGTTAACTGTCACCCAATTAGATTATATTTAAACCTAGAACGGCTGCCCTATGCTAGCATTAAGCAGGGGCAGTACATTTCGCATATATAATAGCAATAAAGCCACATACAGTTGCCATACAGTGACAAAAGTCTCTTCTTCacagattaaaaaataatggGGAGGGGCTGTCTGTGTTTTTCTAGATTAACAGTAACACTGCAAAGTGGAAACACAGGAAGCTATTCATTGCTTGACTCAGGCTAAAACTCATTAGAAAAAAACATACTTCAAAACATCTATTAAACATTACTTGCCTGCTGCTTTTTAATGGCAGCAGTGATCGAAGAAAGCAGTCCATCACCATAATGGAACAAATAAATCCTCATTCACTTTACCAGTTCACAAATATTACCCTAGATCTACGATGCAGCCCTGACGAGCCTCAATGCTGGGTTTAGAGAGGAATAACGAGAATAGTTCATTGGTGTATTATGAAGATAATTCACAATATTTTATGAAGCTTTTCCCATTTCTGAAAATGCTCATTATGCAAAGATATGCccataaatgtaaaataattacTTTAAATGACTAGCGCATTAGCGCAGAGCAACCCTTCACACTTTAATgccaaatacaaaataaatgaaaggcATATTTGGTTTAATTTATCTTCAGCTGTGACACTAACGAAATACAGGGGCCTACAAAATGCTCTGTTTACACTCCCCCTTGACTGTTGAGGGGCCATTATTGGCTATCTCACTTTACAGCTTGCAGACATTCAGAATTTCGGAGCTCGACACAGCAATGCCAACTTGTCGAGGGGAGCGGACACGTGTTCAGGGTGGGACATTGTTAAGAGGAAGCTGAGGTATGCTAGGCGTCTGTGGCTTGACTGaagacactgggaatgctgggaaTGTCTAGCATCCATATTCTGGCTCAACGAACGAATGCGGCCCAACTGGTGTGAAAGGCCTCGAACCCGTCACCGCATGGCACACGTCCGTCCCCCAATGCTGGGGGAGTAACAAAGCAGACCTGTTTGCACCAGATGGACGTTAACACTGGGGTccgtgggggggggttaccatTTTCTGGATGGCTTGCAGAGCTTCAATGTCCCCAGTCTTGGCTGCGGCACAGGCCAGGGTCGGGTTGAGGGCATCACGAACGGCCTCCAGCTCCTAGGAAACAATGCAGGGCCATCAGCTCTCGGGGGACCGACAGACATGGGCCAGCGaacggggggggaggggggcccaCCTCCTTACAGCTGATGTTCAGGCACTCGGCGATGATCCGAATAAAGCGGTTATTCCGCAGACAGTACCGAGTCTCGTCCAGGTGGGTGATCTCCCCCCGCAGATTCTCACTCAGCAtctgaggtcagaggtcagaggtgagAGGGGCAGAAGTGCCCAGGGCTACCACGGCCGGTACGATCCGGAAAACCCAGGGAGTGAGGTGGAAGATAACAGCGACAGGCTTCTAAATAAATAAGGTGAGGTAACACGAAACATGTCACTTATTCCGGTAAACAGGCAAGCTTGCGCAAATAGGTAAGGTAAAAACAATGTGATTTGGTATGGTAAATAGCCAACCGGGTAAAATAATATAAGTAGGTAAAGTGGTGGCTCAGTGATCAGCCACAGACCTCCACAACTGTGCGTTTGTTCCCTGCCCctagttctgtgtgtgtggagtttccatGTGCTCCTGCTCTTGTGTTTTCCTTCCGTACCCCAGACACACTGGGCTAACCGGGGTCTCTACATTGCTGGCAGTTTTTGGACTGAGAGTGTGTGCATTTGCCCAAGGATGGACTGCAATCCCATGCAGAGTggcccctgccctgtgctctgGGGTATCTAAAGGAGGGTTAATGGTACTGTAAACAGGTGCGCTGTTAGGCTCAGTCTGCATGTGGAGGCACGTCCCATGTGCTCCACACAGCACACGCTAAGAATCCACCTGCATACACACAGTTGTGACACGACCTGCAACGTGGCAGACTGAGATACCGGTTCCGCCACAATGACGGTGACATTCCCCCCACCCTGCCAAAAGGCAGCCAGAGGCCTTTATGAGTGAGGCAATCATCGTAGTGGGGGGGTTAGGCATGTACCTTTCTCTTCTCCTGCGTGCTGAGCTTCTCCTTGGCCAGCACGTACGACAGCTTGGACAGGGCCGCCTCAGGGGTCATGTCACAGCCTGGCACCAGCCCCGCGTCGCTCAGAGCCTggacataaacacacacccaGTTTGCGATCGTCCCCCTGACCAACACGATATGGATACCACGCCTGTGCGCAATAACTGCAGCCAGGCCGTGAACGATTAAGAAGCCTCCCTAAAGAGCGGCACACAGAGAACGGTGTGGGCGCTCGTCCGGCCTGGTGCCCCAGGAGCCCGAGCTAAGTCCGTGGTGAATTGGGGCAACCGCACAGAGAGTGACATGGAGGCAGCTTCCACTCGCACTACCTGTTGTGACTCgttgtctgtctttctctccaTTTGCAGCCAAACACGCTCACCCACATGTGTCGAGTCAGGCCTAGGGtaagcatgtgtgcatgcgtgtgcaaGTGTGCGCACTAATATCATCATCAGTCCGTGGGGAAATAAGGACACCCCCAAAAGGTTACCGGCTTTCGAGTCTGGCAGTTCAGAGACCTCTGCTGGACACCGGGTCCTGTCCCatgactacccccccccccccccccgacgtaCGACAGGGAGTCCCTGCAAAAGGGACAGGCTGCACCTCTTGTCAGGTGAGCTTCCAAGTGATGTCGCAAGGGAAGCATCGCAGAGGCAAGAACGTTGAGGAGGGGGGTGTCATTAGCCCAAAAATCCCCCATGCAGCACCGCCTGGCAAACCAAGCCCATCGCTTAAAACAGATACTTAAATCCAAGCACTGCTGTGAAACCATGCAATAAAAATGCAGCTTTCAGAGTCGAGGAGCGAGAGCGAATATTAATGAAGGAGCATTTTACTGCCGTAATTAAATGCTACTGTTGCTTCTGTAAAAATACCAAGGTTGCAGAGACACATGTGGATGGAACAGAGTAGAGGGTAATATTGACTGACATTGCTACTGTGTCTTCTGGCCATAACAAATACATTTGTAGAATGGATTGACACAACATGAATTTCACtcatgtcacatgacagggGTGGCACATAGTCACATGACTGTGTGGTAAAGACACAGCAGGGAAATTGGTGGGGGCACCTTGCCCGTGGCGTATCTAGTGATCACGCTGCCCCGGAGGCACTGGGTACAGTTGACCATGATGACACCCCTCTCAGTGGCCTTGCTGAACTCCTCCAGGAGGTCAGCAAGATTGCTGGGGGCATTGCCGCTGCCGTAGGTCTCCAGGACGATGCCTTCCATAGGTGGCTGCAGGAAGGCCCGTACCTACAGGACAGAAAGGGCAGCGAATGACACATACAATGCCATGCATTTGCAAGTGCACCCCTGGTGAGTAGAGGTCCATCTCCACTGATCCTCCCAAGGTCATAGAAGACTTtgaccccccccaaaccaccccccaTCCAGAAGAAAACTACCATCTGATCCACACACACTGCGGCAGGCAGAAACGTCTGCTTTGATAACAAAGAGAATTCTAATCAATTAATCGTAACTGTAAAAGCTGCCTGGATCTATTGCCTGCTCAAAACCAGGCTGGATGTgcaagggaggggggaggaagcCACACCTCTCATGGGGGGCGCGTACCCGCTAACGCACCAATGAGCTTCACTCAGCTTGGATGATGGGCCCAAGGAGGGAGATTACACAGTCtttaatagtaaaaaaaaaagaagcccCCCCATGGTCCCCAGCCCATCTGCTTTCCACCCTCCCTGGGAAGTGAAGCCCATCCCACCCCCTTCCCCTGGGCCCCTGCCTGGCATCACACATCCTTTactagcgccccccccccccacaatacaAAATGGCTCCAAGCCTTAACCAAAACACtaaaggctggttcatacttctccgTTTGCGTACTAGCGGATGTGTCCGTACTAACATTTATGATGCATTTGACATCATTGTGCGCCTCCGCGGACGAACGCTTGCTGCACTCCAAATCTGCGTCCACACAGCTGAGTATGCGCAGCTCTGGACGCACTGTGCATGATCGATTTGCGAGAGTCCACTTTAAATACCAACATGAATGCTTTTGAGGAGCGCTGGGGTAGTTTGATTCAGAtgatttacaaggtaataaaactgttacatacatgtaaatgcgtttGTATGTGAGTGCAGACATGAAATTAATTGAAAAGCCTGCCAGCTGACCAGAGTGAATTTGTAAACATAAAGAAACGGGCACAAAGCTCACTGCTGAGGTATGTGTGCAGGGaatatcaaaataatattttatttcattattatcaataaaaatatcaaCACAACACATTGTGGGCATGTGCAAACGTTTGCATGTTTGCATACGCAGAGTGGATATGCGAGTGTTGCGCTTGTGCGGAGACGTATGAAGCAGCCTTAAGGGCGTACTCAAGCTAGGTCTGGTTGCCTTGCACTGTGCCTGAGCACAGctgtccccctccccacaccaTTGCTGGTCTGTGCTCACATTGTGCTTCATGTTCCGGATCCaagcatgctttcatcatcacactgcgactttttgtgttgaagaagtCGTTTTGGATGCAATGATACATGGCTTTTATCAAGTATGCATCACAGCGATATTCATTAAATTGTGCTGCACATCTAAGATAGTCCcttattttaccaaatatctctGAGTTTTTGTTGTGTTGCATCTAGTTGTTCCTGGATATTCTCATTAGacgaaatttccagcaaacactgcacctctgccatAGGCCAAAGTGATCCCTCTGCCACCTtgtttgttaaatgtttatTGCTACCtgatctgtacagcctacccgatctgtacagcctacccgatctgtacagcctacccgatctgtacagcctacccgatctgtacagcctacctgaTCTGTTCCTTCTGGGTGCAGTTCATGTATACTGTAGatatgtgcatgcatgtgccaCTCACATCATTGACATCATGTCTGTGTTCCGTACCTGGGCACAATTAGTGATCACACTAGATGGGTACAGTGCCCGAGTCCAACTGAACCGTGCCTGGGCCCGCTTGAAGAGATGGAGCCAAACACAGCTCAGTGCACCATGCCTGGACATGGTACAAAGtgatcacactagtcaaacgAACAAGACTTTGGGGTCAAACATGCTTGGGCACAGTACAGATCGCCTAATGTGAGTACACCCCTACATCTCATCAGTGGCTTGTATAAAACATTCAAGCAGATTCatcacacacatccacacacagacatatacagtTTAGAGTTTGGGGTCAGTGGAACAGGAGGTTGGGGTCAGACATTTACCCCTCACCTCGAGTGCATTTTTTGGGGTTAAGTGCCTTGCTCATGGGACCAGCTCTAAAGCCACCATTCCTCCACAGactttgaaccagtaaccttctaatcacaggaGATCTAAGCCGCAGAGAGACACACAACGGCCCAGGAGAACTAGCACCAGATGACTGACCGCAGAGTAAGGGCTGGTGTGAAAGAAATACCACCTCTTTCCGCAGGACTACCAAGGACACACTGATCAAGGTGCCTGCCCCCAAAAATACGGCTGTAACAAACATGATAAAAGAATTTGCAGGCAGGCATACTGGCACAGCTGTGCCAACTTCCGAACAGCAAAGCCAACAGCCCCACCATCCTGTTTTAATGAATGGCAGACTAAGCGCTCCAATTCATCTGCCAACTCCCTTTTTATGTCTATCAGACGTGCCCCATAACTCAGTCTCGTAATTCAGTGACAAAATGCCACCCACAGGTTTGATTTTAGCCCAGTCTAAGGAAGAACAGAAGGGGAAGAGGACAGCAGATACCTGAGTCCACTGGGGAAACCTCACAGTTACACATTCACAGCTGCAGACGCACATATAGGTGGAGTCTAAGGATGGGTCACTGATGGGCAAACTGAGGTTAATTTAAGATAAAAATAAACGCAGGCATAAGGCAGGCATTAGTCAAATGGATGGGTGAacgctcgtgggagttttatttacacaaaaatgttctgaaggcagaacATAAAAATGGTTCCGaaaaataaccaatcagattatagaggacgtgggtccaagcaactagaggaggtgtgACGAAGACATCTAATTGATTGGTCCCGCttcctctataatctgattggttatctttctgaaccaatcatttttcgtttcGTGTAAGTAAAGCTCCCATGAGCTGGGTGAACATGGCCTGGAGACAGAGCTGGGCAGGGTATAGCAGCTCCCAGTAATCATGCATGGTGGCGTGGGCCGTGTGGCGATGCCAATGCTTACGGTCTGCGTAGTGATGCCAGGGAAGAGCCGTAGGAGCCCCACGTTCCGGTTCATGAGTGTTTGGACCTGGAACTTGGATGTGGTGTTGGCCCACCACACCATGTCCCAGTTTACTGTACAGGATGGAAAGGGGAATAGAAAGAGTTAAGGTTTGGTTTACCTACTCCTTAGTTCAGTGGTCACCAAGGGCCAGACCCCTGATTTAGTTAAGTTGCTCAAATGCTGTACTTTCAAATGGAACTTATAGTGAGCTGATGTGAGAGAAAAAGGAAGATGAAGAAATAACAACACAGAACAAGAAAGGAAGACAATGAAAGACTGAGAAGGAGAAAGAGAGGAGAGTCTGGGGGAACCGTACATTAAAGCTAAGATTTACAGCGGTGAATACAAACTGGCCTGCGGACTTTAATTCACCACTTCTCCAGAAAGGGAAAATACATCTGAGCCCATTACGGTGACAGATCTCAGACAATTAATGGACGCAGATTTATCAAAGCCCGGCAGGAAACAGATGGACGTATGACCAGAGTATTCCGGCCGGTTGCTCACTCGGAGCTAGCACAGCAAAATCACAGCACTGCCGCACCTGTCCTGCATGCCATCTGCATCTGCTTTCACATCCTGTGCAAAAAAACCCCACAAGCACAACTGACTGGGGCTCCTGATGCAGTGGTGTCCCCCTCTGCGCTTATAGCCAGCCAATCTGTGAGATACATTGTCCTCAACAGGCTCCCCATTGCTCTTTAATTGCACAGTAAACCATTCCGAATTATGCAGGGACATTTTAACAAACCTTTGATACTCAGCTATACATTAGCTCAGCCCATTTTCCTGGTAAACCCTGCAATACAGAGGGACTGACCACGTACTGGCACTGGGCAGGACCTGCTGTTGCTAAGTTTTCAAGGGACCGTGGCAACCCGCAGGTGGCTGCATGCGAGGCATGTGACGGAACCTGTCGGTCTCCCATTACTGAGCCACCCCAGCAGAATTGGAAGGAAATTCCCCCGTGACTCAGACGGTGGTTTGCTCCAACAACATCCCGCAGCACGGGTGGAACAATTTTTGACCGAAACGGCATTACGCAGGGCCACCTGGCCGTGTGATTAACAACACGCCGCTGTTCAGCTAATTATGAGGAAAACTGACATTAggtaatggaaaaaaacagtGTATTGCTCCCTGGAGTGAGAaaggaacagaacaaaaaaaaaaacaaagagccACAGCTCCACAAGAAACAGGGGCCAAAGACCGCTGACGGTCACTCACTTCTCACATCCACCTCGGCATTCGCAAGCGGTGGCAGGTTGGGGGAGGAGAAAGCGTTGAAGCTCCCAGAATCCACCTTGGTGACACGATTACCCCTGTAGAGCTTGTGGTGGAAATACAGGCAGACCTGGAGGCGAGAGACAGGGTGTCAGGTTGGGGCGAGTTGGGCTGTTCTGTTGGGCCCAGACCACATCAGTGTCAGCCTGAGTGCTGTGTACATGCAGAATGCACTGGGGGGAGGACATGCATGTACCTATGTCGTCCCATTTGGGTCATGctgatgtgtctgtgtgtgcgtctcCAACTCAAAGTGTGTAGCAGAGTGGGGAATGTCGCGGGTCGCGGGTCGGGGGTTTGCCACTCCGGCTCCCGGCGTTCAGGCCCTGTCAGATAGGTGTTTTAGGGAGACTTCTGCCTCCGATTCGCTGGCTGCAAGCAGCGCCGCCATATTCAGGAAGAGCCAGCCGTTCGGCAAACAATGCGTGGGAGGGGCTAGTCGGGAGTTCAGAAGAAACAGGTGACACGACGCCACGGCTCGTGccttacagacagaggtggaaatttccggtccagaaagtacaaatccagaccaagattttgttccaaccaaccagttgagcactctgtaactgtgactcgGTATGCTCAACTGggtggatttttactttctggacctgaaattacCACCTCTGCTTACAGATTACCGCTGGATGTAGCCTGGCCGTTTGGAGAATAAGAAAGTCCATAATGGTGAATGTTTCTCCTCACTGAAGTGTGTTTTTTGGGGACCATGTGACAGTAAGTAGACGTATTCCAGCTAAGAAAGTCCCACACGTACCTCAGGA
Encoded proteins:
- the aspg gene encoding 60 kDa lysophospholipase isoform X4 → MVINTGGTIGMTYQNNVLSPEPNALVKALRRFHILHDEPYAQQTCLYDCYGPPDNTLVLPLSKKDKRVVYTVLEYSPLLDSCNMTMDDWAMIGKDIEKHYEKYDGFVVLHGTDTMAYTASALSFMLEHLGKPVILTGSQVPIYEMRSDGRDNLLGALLIAGQFVIPEVCLYFHHKLYRGNRVTKVDSGSFNAFSSPNLPPLANAEVDVRINWDMVWWANTTSKFQVQTLMNRNVGLLRLFPGITTQTVRAFLQPPMEGIVLETYGSGNAPSNLADLLEEFSKATERGVIMVNCTQCLRGSVITRYATGKALSDAGLVPGCDMTPEAALSKLSYVLAKEKLSTQEKRKMLSENLRGEITHLDETRYCLRNNRFIRIIAECLNISCKEELEAVRDALNPTLACAAAKTGDIEALQAIQKMGSTLSMEDYDGRTPLHIAACEGHYNVVEYLLGHGATVYAKDRYGHTPLHNAVQFRRGDVVKLLRKTGAHFSRDELEKAGSELCRLAACSDLDGLAMWHLAGADMNMPRYDGKNAMEVALNTDNSEVAEFLKQCKTMNGDVTGFPQRP
- the aspg gene encoding 60 kDa lysophospholipase isoform X3, with the protein product MVCLNHDLHPQACTTHRSNAPQECRRRRLSSSGSVVSLERCPDTEVRVMVINTGGTIGMTYQNNVLSPEPNALVKALRRFHILHDEPYAQQTCLYDCYGPPDNTLVLPLSKKDKRVVYTVLEYSPLLDSCNMTMDDWAMIGKDIEKHYEKYDGFVVLHGTDTMAYTASALSFMLEHLGKPVILTGSQVPIYEMRSDGRDNLLGALLIAGQFVIPEVCLYFHHKLYRGNRVTKVDSGSFNAFSSPNLPPLANAEVDVRINWDMVWWANTTSKFQVQTLMNRNVGLLRLFPGITTQTVRAFLQPPMEGIVLETYGSGNAPSNLADLLEEFSKATERGVIMVNCTQCLRGSVITRYATGKALSDAGLVPGCDMTPEAALSKLSYVLAKEKLSTQEKRKMLSENLRGEITHLDETRYCLRNNRFIRIIAECLNISCKEELEAVRDALNPTLACAAAKTGDIEALQAIQKMGSTLSMEDYDGRTPLHIAACEGHYNVVEYLLGHGATVYAKDRYGHTPLHNAVQFRRGDVVKLLRKTGAHFSRDELEKAGSELCRLAACSDLDGLAMWHLAGADMNMPRYDGKNAMEVALNTDNSEVAEFLKQCKTMNGDVTGFPQRP